The following coding sequences are from one Macaca mulatta isolate MMU2019108-1 chromosome 7, T2T-MMU8v2.0, whole genome shotgun sequence window:
- the CEBPE gene encoding CCAAT/enhancer-binding protein epsilon, with protein MSHGTYYECEPRGGQQPLEFSGGRAGPGDLGDMCEHEASIDLSAYIESGEEQLLSDLFAVKPAPEARGLKGPGTPAFPHYLPPDPRPFAYPPHTFGPDRKALGPGIYSNPGSYDPRAVAVKEEPRGPEGSRAASRGGYNPLQYQVAHCGQTAMHLPPTLAAPGQPLRVLKAPLATAAPPCSPLLKAPSPAGPLHKGKKAVNKDSLEYRLRRERNNIAVRKSRDKAKRRILETQQKVLEYMAENERLRSRVEQLTQELDTLRNLFRQIPEAANLIKGVGGCS; from the exons ATGTCCCACGGGACCTACTACGAGTGTGAGCCCCGGGGCGGCCAGCAGCCACTTGAGTTCTCAGGGGGCCGAGCTGGGCCCGGGGATCTGGGGGACATGTGTGAGCATGAGGCCTCCATTGACCTCTCTGCCTACATCGAGTCTGGGGAAGAGCAGCTTCTCTCCGATCTCTTTGCGGTGAAGCCAGCGCCTGAGGCCAGAGGCCTCAAGGGCCCCGGAACCCCTGCCTTCCCCCACTACTTGCCGCCTGACCCTCGGCCCTTTGCCTACCCTCCACATACCTTCGGCCCAGACAGGAAGGCGCTGGGGCCTGGCATCTACAGCAACCCAGGGAGCTACGACCCCAGGGCTGTGGCGGTGAAGGAGGAGCCCCGGGGGCCAGAGGGCAGCCGAGCTGCCAGCCGAGGCGGCTACAATCCCCTGCAGTACCAAGTGGCACACTGTGGGCAGACAGCCATGCACCTGCCCCCAACCCTGGCAGCACCCGGCCAGCCTCTGCGCGTTCTCAAG GCCCCTTTGGCCACTGCCGCACCGCCCTGCAGTCCCCTCCTGAAGGCGCCCTCCCCCGCTGGCCCCTTACACAAGGGCAAGAAGGCAGTGAACAAAGATAGCCTTGAGTACCGGCTGAGGCGGGAGCGCAACAACATCGCAGTGCGCAAGAGCCGGGACAAGGCCAAGAGGCGCATTTTGGAGACGCAGCAGAAGGTGCTGGAGTACATGGCAGAGAACGAGCGCCTCCGCAGCCGCGTGGAGCAGCTCACCCAGGAGCTAGACACCCTCCGCAACCTCTTCCGCCAGATCCCTGAGGCGGCCAACCTCATCAAGGGCGTGGGGGGCTGCAGCTGA